Proteins from a genomic interval of Microbacterium esteraromaticum:
- a CDS encoding DNA methyltransferase, translated as MRRLLTLNTGNDGTLTYDEFLREKVAFDRSFGFDVRDEWLSPIMRPGHEQFKPHQADIVKWAVKGGRRAIFARYGLGKSVMQLEILRLIVQHGPALGGTRDAFGVETRRGLIVAPLGVRFDIIADGRDLLDTEVRFVRSTADVDLAWSGLYVTNYESVRDGKLDLSMFIAASLDEAAVLRSFGSETYQRFLPLFDAVPYRFVATATPAPNRHKELIHYAGFLGIMDTGQALTRFFKRDSSKAGNLRIHPHKRREFMLWLNTWACFIQRPSDLGYSDDGYDLPPLDVVWEEVEVELLSDQVERDGQGILVRAGAKSAVESAREKRHTLAARVAKAMRIIAAHWADPDERGQIILWCDLNDEQDALEAGLHDLGLSFSSIRGAQSDEEVEEQLRAWLAGETYALIGKPMMLGRGLNLQQCSTAVFVGVTHKYEQTVQAIHRIHRFGQTNACTVHLLYGESETDVRDNLLTKWQEDDALTDTMSDILREFGLNATAVSAELARAMGIDRETWQGQDWQIVLNDSVIEWRDHVAAESMGLIVTSIPFGGKYEYSANYADFGHVDDNAQFWWQMDYLTPSLFRALMPGRILAIHVKDFPLYGSVTGKGVYTFDTMHAEAIAHYTGHGFDYFGMITVTTDVVRENNQTYRLSYSEMAKDHSKMGVGSPEYVLLFHKPQSNRTRGYADLPVTKDKADYSVGRWQIDAAAEWRTGGDRLLSVDELAQLEVGVRAKLFTAQSERTVYDYDAHVALADRLAARNALPGTFASLVPGSWRADVWTDVLRIDTLNSEQRKREVEAHICPFPLDIPRRLITMYSNPGELVGDPFSGLGSTVLEAVRQGRRGFGSELNPVSTADSVVYLTRHDNEANAPTLFDLLDIEGSAA; from the coding sequence ATGAGAAGGCTCCTGACCCTGAACACCGGCAACGACGGCACGCTCACCTACGACGAGTTCCTGCGTGAGAAGGTGGCGTTCGACCGTTCCTTCGGGTTCGACGTGCGTGACGAGTGGCTGTCGCCGATCATGCGCCCCGGCCACGAGCAGTTCAAGCCGCACCAGGCGGACATCGTGAAGTGGGCGGTCAAGGGCGGTCGCCGTGCGATCTTCGCCCGCTACGGGCTGGGCAAGTCGGTCATGCAGCTGGAGATCCTGCGGCTGATCGTGCAGCACGGGCCCGCGCTCGGCGGCACTCGTGACGCGTTCGGTGTCGAGACGCGCCGCGGCCTGATCGTCGCGCCTCTCGGTGTGCGCTTCGACATCATCGCCGACGGCCGCGACTTGCTCGACACGGAGGTACGGTTCGTCCGGTCGACCGCCGACGTTGACCTGGCATGGTCGGGCCTGTATGTCACGAACTACGAGTCGGTGCGCGACGGGAAGCTCGACCTGTCGATGTTCATCGCGGCATCGCTCGACGAGGCGGCCGTGTTGCGCTCGTTCGGTTCGGAGACGTACCAGCGGTTCCTGCCGTTGTTCGACGCGGTGCCGTACCGGTTCGTCGCGACGGCCACGCCGGCGCCGAACCGCCACAAGGAGCTGATCCACTACGCCGGGTTCCTCGGGATCATGGACACCGGTCAGGCCCTGACCCGGTTCTTCAAGCGGGATTCCTCGAAGGCGGGGAACCTCAGGATCCACCCGCACAAGCGCCGGGAGTTCATGCTGTGGCTGAACACGTGGGCGTGCTTCATTCAGCGGCCCTCTGATCTCGGCTACTCCGATGACGGGTACGACCTCCCGCCGTTGGACGTGGTGTGGGAAGAGGTCGAGGTCGAGTTGCTGTCCGACCAGGTCGAGAGGGACGGGCAGGGCATCCTCGTCCGCGCCGGGGCGAAGTCGGCCGTGGAGTCCGCGCGCGAGAAGCGGCACACGCTCGCCGCGCGCGTGGCGAAGGCAATGCGGATCATTGCTGCGCACTGGGCTGACCCCGACGAGCGCGGGCAGATCATCCTTTGGTGCGACCTGAACGACGAGCAGGACGCACTCGAGGCGGGCCTGCACGATCTCGGGTTGTCGTTCTCTTCGATCCGTGGTGCGCAGTCCGATGAAGAGGTCGAGGAGCAGCTGCGCGCGTGGCTGGCCGGTGAGACGTACGCGCTGATCGGGAAGCCGATGATGCTCGGTCGTGGCCTGAACCTGCAGCAGTGCTCGACGGCCGTGTTCGTCGGCGTCACCCACAAGTACGAGCAGACCGTCCAGGCGATCCATCGCATCCACCGGTTCGGGCAGACCAACGCCTGCACCGTGCACCTGCTGTACGGCGAGTCCGAGACGGACGTCCGCGACAACCTGCTGACGAAGTGGCAGGAGGATGATGCGCTCACCGACACGATGAGCGACATCCTCCGCGAATTCGGTCTGAATGCGACGGCCGTGTCCGCCGAGCTCGCTCGCGCGATGGGCATCGACCGGGAGACATGGCAGGGACAGGACTGGCAGATCGTCCTCAACGACTCCGTGATCGAGTGGCGCGATCACGTCGCCGCCGAGTCGATGGGCCTGATCGTCACGTCGATCCCGTTCGGCGGGAAGTACGAGTACTCGGCGAACTACGCCGACTTCGGCCACGTCGACGACAACGCCCAGTTCTGGTGGCAGATGGACTACCTGACCCCGTCGCTGTTCCGGGCGCTGATGCCGGGCCGGATCCTCGCGATCCATGTCAAGGACTTCCCCCTGTACGGGTCGGTCACCGGGAAGGGCGTCTACACGTTCGACACGATGCACGCCGAAGCGATCGCGCACTACACCGGCCACGGCTTCGACTACTTCGGGATGATCACCGTCACCACCGACGTCGTCCGCGAGAACAACCAGACCTACCGGTTGTCGTACTCGGAGATGGCGAAGGACCACTCGAAGATGGGCGTCGGCTCCCCGGAGTACGTGCTGCTGTTCCACAAGCCGCAGAGCAACCGCACCCGCGGGTACGCCGACCTGCCCGTGACGAAGGACAAGGCCGACTACTCCGTGGGCCGGTGGCAGATCGACGCCGCCGCGGAGTGGCGCACCGGCGGCGACCGGCTGCTGAGCGTCGACGAGCTCGCCCAGCTGGAAGTGGGTGTGCGGGCGAAGCTGTTCACCGCGCAGTCCGAGCGCACCGTGTACGACTACGACGCGCACGTCGCGCTCGCTGACCGACTCGCCGCGCGCAACGCGCTACCGGGCACGTTCGCATCGCTCGTGCCTGGCTCTTGGCGCGCCGATGTGTGGACGGACGTGCTGCGCATCGACACGCTCAACAGCGAGCAGCGCAAGCGCGAGGTCGAAGCGCACATCTGCCCGTTCCCGCTCGACATTCCCCGCCGCCTCATCACGATGTACTCCAACCCCGGAGAGCTCGTCGGCGACCCGTTCAGCGGCCTCGGCTCCACCGTCCTCGAAGCAGTCCGCCAGGGCCGCCGCGGATTCGGATCCGAACTCAACCCGGTGAGCACGGCCGACTCGGTCGTCTACCTCACCCGCCACGACAACGAGGCGAACGCACCCACGCTGTTCGACCTCCTCGACATCGAAGGGAGCGCTGCCTGA
- a CDS encoding DUF2303 family protein — MTTIEDTKTEAAVVANLQRQADGEAHEPIHAGEIYLVPDGDGSLEIVDTDEWADTPRRITANRVVTDAASFASYVNRHKTDGTEVFAHTNSASIVAVIDSHEGTNRDGGWQKHRLTLSLEHSKPWLAWSRADGNWFDQDEFAEFLENRYSEVIDPDPARMIDIATTFEAKKGVDFKSGIRTDSGEVKLQFEETVKAKAGQKGELEIPKKIQLALRPYVGGPIYSIWANFRYRITASGLRLGFILERPENILDAAFADVVTDVVNGREDSDTLPGFQGIADTPLFYGKP; from the coding sequence ATGACCACCATCGAGGACACCAAGACCGAGGCGGCCGTCGTCGCGAACCTGCAGCGCCAGGCAGACGGTGAAGCGCACGAGCCGATCCATGCGGGCGAGATCTACCTCGTACCGGACGGCGACGGATCGCTGGAGATCGTAGACACTGACGAGTGGGCGGACACCCCGCGGCGCATCACCGCGAACCGTGTGGTCACCGATGCGGCGTCGTTCGCGTCCTACGTGAACCGCCACAAGACGGATGGCACGGAGGTATTCGCCCACACGAACAGTGCGAGCATCGTCGCCGTCATCGACTCCCACGAAGGCACCAACCGGGACGGTGGCTGGCAGAAGCACCGCCTGACGCTCTCGCTGGAGCATTCGAAGCCGTGGCTGGCATGGTCCCGAGCCGACGGGAACTGGTTCGATCAGGACGAGTTCGCGGAGTTCCTGGAGAACCGCTACTCCGAGGTCATCGACCCCGACCCCGCCCGCATGATCGACATCGCCACGACGTTCGAAGCGAAGAAGGGCGTCGACTTCAAGTCCGGCATCCGCACCGACTCCGGCGAGGTCAAGCTTCAATTCGAGGAGACGGTCAAGGCGAAGGCTGGCCAGAAGGGCGAACTGGAGATTCCCAAGAAGATCCAGCTCGCACTCCGGCCGTACGTCGGCGGCCCGATCTACTCCATCTGGGCGAACTTCCGATACCGGATCACCGCGAGTGGCCTCCGTCTCGGGTTCATCCTCGAACGACCCGAGAACATCCTCGACGCCGCGTTCGCGGATGTCGTCACCGATGTCGTTAACGGCCGTGAGGACTCGGACACTCTCCCCGGCTTCCAGGGCATCGCGGACACTCCGCTGTTCTACGGCAAGCCGTAA
- a CDS encoding PBSX family phage terminase large subunit has protein sequence MQDGATFNLWEGSIRAGKTYVSVLAFLLAVAQIEGDSNGQLLIVGKNLGSIYRNFFQTIETSEGLRAFRHVVKYRQNAPTAHIFGREVQVIGINDSRAEGKIRGMTVLLVYVDEATVIEETAFKQVLNRMSLDDSKLFATTNPDSPAHWLKTDFIDRMLHLPDWRRYHFMMDDNPSLSETVKARLRSQYTGLWYRRQILGEWVSAEGAIYGMWDPSRHIRPWATVPSMHRLLGVGLDFGTNNPSTGLLLGVSKEKQQNGRYGSRLWLIDEWRHDARKDEAAMLSPSQQARLFRDWLHRDHLPYETALRPEFIIVDPAAIHFQKELNLLDIPTAGGLNNVSYGISTVASLLAEDQLVVTDRCAGWTSEAPGYSWDSKAALNGQDVPVKVNDHSLDGGRYVIATTETMWRPMLNWGLAA, from the coding sequence TTGCAGGACGGGGCTACGTTCAACCTGTGGGAGGGATCGATTCGTGCGGGGAAGACGTACGTCTCCGTGCTCGCGTTCCTGTTGGCTGTCGCTCAGATCGAGGGCGACTCTAACGGACAGCTGCTCATCGTCGGGAAGAACCTCGGCTCGATCTACCGCAACTTCTTCCAGACGATCGAGACTTCTGAGGGTCTGCGGGCGTTCCGTCATGTGGTGAAGTACCGGCAGAACGCGCCGACGGCTCACATCTTCGGCCGCGAGGTGCAGGTCATCGGTATCAATGACTCTCGCGCTGAGGGCAAGATCCGAGGCATGACGGTCCTGCTCGTCTACGTCGACGAGGCGACTGTCATCGAGGAGACCGCGTTCAAGCAGGTCCTCAACCGCATGTCGCTGGACGATTCGAAGCTGTTCGCGACGACGAACCCGGATTCCCCCGCCCACTGGCTCAAGACCGACTTCATCGACCGGATGCTGCACCTGCCCGACTGGCGCCGCTACCACTTCATGATGGACGACAACCCGTCCCTGTCCGAGACGGTGAAAGCACGGCTGCGGTCGCAATACACGGGCCTCTGGTACCGCCGGCAGATTCTCGGTGAGTGGGTGTCCGCTGAGGGCGCGATCTACGGCATGTGGGATCCGTCCCGCCACATCCGCCCCTGGGCAACGGTCCCGTCGATGCACCGCCTCCTTGGCGTCGGCCTCGACTTCGGCACCAACAACCCGTCGACGGGGCTTCTGCTCGGCGTCTCGAAGGAGAAGCAGCAGAACGGCCGCTACGGCTCCCGCCTGTGGCTGATCGACGAGTGGCGGCACGACGCCCGCAAGGACGAAGCCGCGATGCTGTCTCCGTCCCAGCAGGCGCGCTTGTTCCGTGACTGGCTGCACCGCGACCATCTCCCCTACGAGACGGCTCTCCGACCGGAGTTCATCATCGTTGACCCCGCCGCGATCCACTTCCAGAAGGAACTCAACCTGCTGGACATCCCAACGGCCGGCGGCCTGAACAACGTCTCGTACGGGATCAGCACGGTCGCGTCGCTACTCGCGGAGGATCAGTTGGTCGTCACCGATCGGTGTGCGGGCTGGACGTCCGAGGCGCCGGGCTACTCGTGGGATTCGAAGGCGGCACTGAATGGCCAGGACGTCCCCGTGAAGGTCAACGACCACTCACTGGACGGCGGCCGGTACGTGATCGCGACGACCGAGACGATGTGGCGACCGATGCTGAACTGGGGACTCGCGGCCTGA
- a CDS encoding DNA cytosine methyltransferase produces the protein MLAVPMMGRLADASEVTAVVDYCGAGGESQGLVEAGITVAQAANHFDKAIETHAANHADTDHLLTDLLVQDPRLRPRAHIYQASPECTWHSPAGGRKNHRHRDMLDMFDEYVPNAAGERSRATMMTVLATAEAKRYPIVIVENVVEVAGWEMFEVWLAGFEALGYDHQILSVSAAHIWSETNAPAPQWRDRIYFVFYLKGLPFPDVAPRPYGHCSECDADVRLIQSWKKPGRRIGKYRSQYVYVCPVLGHPQVEPYVMPALDALDLSDLGGRIGDRPLRTFKTTVDGKKVTVKGHLSPATIRRIQVGSLMFPGLTEVVAHSGHTWDAARPGHRHYGDPNAYHRVWPASDPLMSRTSGPGDAVATPHITTLNHGGDDGRTFDPATAPLPTRSTKLGEAIVTPFISHQYGEVKGSEYRNSDPATVPLGTITAGGGHHNLVTPPMGVTLRKNARPYMTDQEPTATMAAAGGHHAIVSEPFVSRQYTQKGDQSHLNTSVRAPLHAITATGGNHALVTPAPRPKATFTPEQIAAVDVSDFRFRMLQWREHATAQRFPREYIFTGNSSVNTLLAGNAVAANVSHYLGILSRIALGDLTIAQAGFEWLEAA, from the coding sequence ATGCTTGCAGTGCCGATGATGGGGCGTCTTGCTGACGCATCCGAAGTGACCGCCGTCGTGGACTATTGCGGCGCCGGGGGCGAGTCCCAGGGGCTCGTGGAAGCGGGGATCACGGTCGCTCAGGCCGCGAACCACTTCGACAAGGCGATCGAGACGCACGCCGCGAACCACGCCGACACCGATCACTTGTTGACCGACCTGCTCGTGCAGGACCCGCGACTGCGGCCCCGCGCACACATCTATCAGGCATCGCCCGAGTGCACCTGGCATTCACCCGCCGGCGGCCGGAAGAACCACCGTCACCGGGACATGCTCGACATGTTCGACGAGTACGTGCCGAATGCTGCTGGCGAGCGCTCCCGCGCCACGATGATGACCGTCCTGGCGACCGCGGAGGCGAAGCGCTACCCGATCGTGATCGTGGAGAACGTTGTCGAGGTCGCCGGCTGGGAGATGTTCGAGGTCTGGCTCGCAGGTTTCGAAGCGCTCGGCTACGACCACCAGATCCTGTCGGTGTCGGCAGCGCACATCTGGTCGGAGACGAACGCTCCTGCCCCGCAGTGGCGAGATCGGATCTACTTCGTCTTTTATCTCAAGGGGCTGCCGTTCCCCGACGTCGCGCCGCGACCGTACGGGCACTGCTCGGAATGTGACGCGGACGTGCGACTGATCCAGTCGTGGAAGAAGCCTGGCCGCCGCATTGGCAAGTACAGGTCGCAGTACGTCTACGTGTGCCCGGTCCTCGGGCATCCTCAGGTGGAGCCGTATGTGATGCCGGCGCTTGATGCGCTCGACCTCTCCGACCTTGGTGGGCGAATCGGCGATCGGCCTCTGCGCACGTTCAAGACGACCGTCGACGGCAAGAAGGTGACCGTCAAGGGCCACCTGTCCCCAGCGACGATCCGCCGCATCCAGGTCGGCTCGCTGATGTTCCCTGGCTTGACCGAGGTGGTGGCGCACTCCGGGCACACCTGGGACGCCGCCCGCCCGGGGCACCGGCACTATGGCGACCCGAACGCGTATCACCGGGTCTGGCCCGCCTCTGATCCGCTGATGTCGCGCACCTCCGGCCCGGGCGATGCCGTCGCGACGCCCCACATCACGACGCTCAACCACGGCGGCGACGACGGCCGCACGTTCGATCCCGCGACCGCGCCGCTACCGACCCGATCCACGAAGCTCGGTGAGGCGATCGTCACGCCGTTCATTTCCCACCAGTACGGGGAGGTGAAGGGCTCCGAGTACCGCAACAGTGACCCCGCCACGGTCCCGCTGGGGACGATCACCGCTGGCGGCGGGCATCACAACCTGGTGACCCCGCCAATGGGCGTCACGCTGCGGAAGAACGCACGCCCGTACATGACCGATCAGGAACCGACCGCGACGATGGCCGCTGCTGGTGGTCATCACGCGATCGTGTCGGAACCGTTCGTGTCCCGGCAGTACACCCAGAAGGGCGACCAGTCGCACCTGAACACGTCGGTCCGGGCACCGCTGCATGCGATCACGGCGACGGGCGGGAACCATGCGCTGGTCACTCCAGCGCCGCGTCCGAAGGCCACGTTCACGCCTGAGCAGATCGCAGCCGTCGACGTGTCGGACTTCCGGTTCCGGATGTTGCAGTGGCGTGAGCACGCAACCGCTCAGCGGTTCCCGCGCGAGTACATCTTCACCGGCAACAGCAGCGTGAACACGCTTCTTGCTGGGAACGCGGTCGCCGCGAACGTCTCGCATTACCTCGGGATCCTGTCCCGGATCGCGCTCGGTGATCTGACGATCGCGCAGGCCGGGTTCGAGTGGCTGGAGGCGGCATGA
- a CDS encoding DUF4326 domain-containing protein, translated as MLTDNMPHRVQLSRRKGWRKPPNTVVVSRPSRWGNPVRIVPVRKRGPFDLERDGVGFIGQNTDLEGARRSAVARYRDLLMNHPHLVPVTIEQIRTELAGKNLACWCPLDQPCHADVLLEIANGDPR; from the coding sequence ATGCTGACCGACAACATGCCACACCGCGTGCAACTGTCGCGCCGGAAGGGCTGGCGGAAGCCTCCGAACACGGTGGTGGTGTCGCGGCCATCGAGGTGGGGCAACCCAGTCCGGATCGTCCCGGTGCGGAAGCGTGGGCCGTTCGACCTCGAGCGGGACGGCGTGGGATTCATCGGTCAGAACACCGACCTTGAGGGCGCGCGTCGAAGCGCGGTCGCCCGCTACCGCGACCTGCTCATGAACCACCCGCACCTCGTGCCGGTCACGATCGAACAGATCCGTACCGAGCTAGCTGGGAAGAACCTCGCGTGCTGGTGTCCGCTGGATCAGCCGTGCCACGCAGATGTGCTGCTCGAAATCGCGAACGGAGATCCCCGATGA
- a CDS encoding helix-turn-helix domain-containing protein, whose translation MSDPVCPPDHAHGQNATCRSVHGCKCDDCREYGRLYEYWRAAQHKAGRPLVIDSTGTIRRIRALQALGWSHEAISASAGHSPAWSSLICRRPRVKPATAAKIARVYDELSMRIPVATTPAEAGWIIRNRNHAKQMGWLPPLAYDDDAIDLPEHSETHDTNERKAAA comes from the coding sequence ATGTCTGACCCCGTCTGCCCGCCCGATCACGCACACGGCCAGAACGCCACCTGTCGGTCCGTCCACGGATGCAAGTGCGACGACTGCCGCGAGTACGGCCGGCTGTACGAGTACTGGCGCGCAGCACAGCACAAGGCGGGCCGCCCACTGGTCATCGACTCGACAGGCACGATCCGCCGGATCCGCGCGTTGCAGGCGCTCGGCTGGTCACACGAAGCGATCTCTGCGAGTGCAGGGCACTCGCCGGCGTGGTCGTCCCTGATCTGTCGTCGGCCGAGGGTGAAACCGGCCACGGCGGCGAAGATCGCCCGCGTCTATGACGAGCTGTCGATGCGGATCCCTGTAGCCACCACCCCCGCCGAGGCGGGATGGATCATCCGCAACCGCAACCACGCGAAGCAGATGGGCTGGCTCCCGCCACTCGCGTACGACGACGACGCCATCGATCTCCCCGAGCACAGCGAAACACACGACACGAACGAACGAAAGGCAGCAGCATGA
- a CDS encoding single-stranded DNA-binding protein produces the protein MAGETVITVVGNLTADPELRYTQNGLPVANFTIASTPRTFDRQANEWKDGEALFLRASVWRDFAEHVAGSLTKGMRVVAQGRLRQRSYQDRDGNNRTAIELEVDEIGPSLRYATAQVTRAQARQQGQAAPQESAASDEPWATPGSAQSDAWSTAGGFGDDTPF, from the coding sequence ATGGCCGGCGAAACCGTCATCACCGTGGTGGGCAACCTCACCGCGGATCCCGAACTCAGGTACACGCAGAACGGCCTGCCGGTGGCGAACTTCACCATCGCCTCGACGCCGCGTACGTTCGATCGTCAGGCCAACGAGTGGAAGGACGGCGAAGCGCTGTTCCTCCGCGCGTCGGTCTGGCGCGACTTCGCCGAGCACGTGGCGGGCTCGCTGACGAAGGGCATGCGTGTTGTCGCTCAGGGCCGTCTGCGTCAGCGTTCCTACCAGGATCGCGACGGCAACAACCGTACGGCGATCGAGCTGGAGGTTGACGAGATCGGCCCGTCGCTCAGGTACGCGACCGCGCAGGTGACCCGCGCGCAGGCCCGCCAGCAGGGTCAGGCCGCGCCACAGGAATCGGCCGCGTCCGATGAGCCGTGGGCGACCCCGGGAAGCGCGCAGAGCGACGCGTGGAGCACGGCAGGAGGGTTCGGCGATGACACTCCGTTCTGA